In Xenopus tropicalis strain Nigerian chromosome 5, UCB_Xtro_10.0, whole genome shotgun sequence, one genomic interval encodes:
- the cmpk2 gene encoding UMP-CMP kinase 2, mitochondrial isoform X1 has translation MLLGRSAAGLLSRLVATGPAVGLIPRSCFIAKTHSRIMSTYQSHCGADWGHRVFAVDASPSLGHPEPFYFTALHSKDQASANCNEWPMLAHGGTALSVGITDPHPVSAARLHRALGQQLAQVLPATCQLLRLLSYLPQEPHTSLQRGFFIWDPHNCSSTQHKLKHLLREHRQHSNCCTYTEGPQGEIWQTPLELGSQTGPSRVVRVGEPDPSPFALNILLSAVYYSLSSARTVLQECSACIPEATRILELLDQCDTGTKKGRYPVIVIEGLDATGKSTLTESLRDCLKATLLRSPPDCISKWRKTFDDEPSLIKRAYYAAGNYIGACEIAKASMDSPVIVDRYWHSTAAYAIATEIGGNLPSLPHCGHDIYQWPQDLLRPDLVILLTVSDEERMLRMRGRGLEETKEEKELESNTMFRLKVEEAYKRIENPQCVIIDASPPKESVLKETLNVIRKRCAV, from the exons ATGTTGCTAGGCAGGAGCGCAGCCGGGCTCTTGTCACGCCTAGTAGCCACCGGGCCAGCTGTAGGGCTAATACCCAGGAGCTGTTTTATAGCCAAAACTCACAGCCGTATCATGAGCACTTATCAGAGCCACTGCGGGGCAGATTGGGGCCACAGAGTCTTTGCAGTGGATGCCAGCCCCAGCCTGGGCCACCCTGAACCCTTTTATTTCACAGCACTGCACAGTAAGGATCAGGCTTCTGCCAACTGCAATGAGTGGCCAATGCTGGCCCATGGGGGCACTGCCCTGTCAGTGGGTATTACTGACCCCCACCCAGTAAGCGCTGCCAGACTGCACAGAGCCCTGGGGCAACAGCTCGCCCAGGTATTGCCTGCTACATGCCAGCTGCTGAGGCTTCTCTCCTACCTCCCACAGGAGCCCCACACTTCCCTGCAGAGGGGCTTCTTTATCTGGGACCCCCACAACTGCAGCAGCACCCAGCACAAGCTGAAGCACCTTCTcagagagcacaggcagcacagcaacTGCTGCACTTACACAGAGGGGCCACAGGGGGAGATCTGGCAGACCCCATTGGAACTGGGAAGCCAGACGGGACCTTCTCGGGTAGTGAGAGTGGGGGAGCCGGACCCGTCCCCATTTGCGCTTAATATACTACTCTCTGCTGTGTACTATTCCCTGAGTAGCGCTCGCACCGTGTTACAAGAG TGTTCTGCATGTATCCCAGAAGCCACGAGGATTCTAGAACTTCTGGATCAGTGTGACACCGGCACAAAGAAAGGACGTTATCCTGTTATTGTTATTGAGGGACTTGATGCCACAG GGAAAAGTACACTAACGGAGTCCCTGAGGGACTGCCTAAAGGCAACATTACTCAGGTCACCACCTGACTGCATTAGCAAGTGGCGTAAAACATTTGATGATGAGCCATCACTTATAAAAAGAGCGTATTATGCCGCCGGCAACTACATTGGGGCCTGTGAAATAGCCAAGGCATCAATGGATTCTCCGGTCATTGTGGACAG GTATTGGCACAGCACGGCTGCTTATGCCATAGCTACAGAAATAGGTGGAAACCTTCCCAGCCTCCCCCACTGTGGTCATGATATTTATCAGTGGCCCCAGGATCTGTTAAGGCCTGATCTTGTCATTCTTCTGACTGTCAGCGATGAGGAGAGAATGCTACGGATGCGGGGACGTGGACTGGAAGAAACCAAGGAAGAAAAGGAATTGGAATCTAACACCATGTTCCGGCTGAA AGTGGAAGAGGCATATAAGAGGATAGAGAACCCCCAGTGTGTGATCATAGATGCCAGCCCCCcaaaggaatcagttttaaaggAAACATTAAATGTAATAAGGAAGCGCTGTGCCGTGTAG
- the cmpk2 gene encoding UMP-CMP kinase 2, mitochondrial isoform X2: MDFPTGCNQRNETRQLGSASASREPHTSLQRGFFIWDPHNCSSTQHKLKHLLREHRQHSNCCTYTEGPQGEIWQTPLELGSQTGPSRVVRVGEPDPSPFALNILLSAVYYSLSSARTVLQECSACIPEATRILELLDQCDTGTKKGRYPVIVIEGLDATGKSTLTESLRDCLKATLLRSPPDCISKWRKTFDDEPSLIKRAYYAAGNYIGACEIAKASMDSPVIVDRYWHSTAAYAIATEIGGNLPSLPHCGHDIYQWPQDLLRPDLVILLTVSDEERMLRMRGRGLEETKEEKELESNTMFRLKVEEAYKRIENPQCVIIDASPPKESVLKETLNVIRKRCAV, encoded by the exons ATGGACTTTCCGACTGGCTGTAACCAGAGAAACGAAACCAGGCAGCTGGGAAGCGCAAGTGCCAGCCGA GAGCCCCACACTTCCCTGCAGAGGGGCTTCTTTATCTGGGACCCCCACAACTGCAGCAGCACCCAGCACAAGCTGAAGCACCTTCTcagagagcacaggcagcacagcaacTGCTGCACTTACACAGAGGGGCCACAGGGGGAGATCTGGCAGACCCCATTGGAACTGGGAAGCCAGACGGGACCTTCTCGGGTAGTGAGAGTGGGGGAGCCGGACCCGTCCCCATTTGCGCTTAATATACTACTCTCTGCTGTGTACTATTCCCTGAGTAGCGCTCGCACCGTGTTACAAGAG TGTTCTGCATGTATCCCAGAAGCCACGAGGATTCTAGAACTTCTGGATCAGTGTGACACCGGCACAAAGAAAGGACGTTATCCTGTTATTGTTATTGAGGGACTTGATGCCACAG GGAAAAGTACACTAACGGAGTCCCTGAGGGACTGCCTAAAGGCAACATTACTCAGGTCACCACCTGACTGCATTAGCAAGTGGCGTAAAACATTTGATGATGAGCCATCACTTATAAAAAGAGCGTATTATGCCGCCGGCAACTACATTGGGGCCTGTGAAATAGCCAAGGCATCAATGGATTCTCCGGTCATTGTGGACAG GTATTGGCACAGCACGGCTGCTTATGCCATAGCTACAGAAATAGGTGGAAACCTTCCCAGCCTCCCCCACTGTGGTCATGATATTTATCAGTGGCCCCAGGATCTGTTAAGGCCTGATCTTGTCATTCTTCTGACTGTCAGCGATGAGGAGAGAATGCTACGGATGCGGGGACGTGGACTGGAAGAAACCAAGGAAGAAAAGGAATTGGAATCTAACACCATGTTCCGGCTGAA AGTGGAAGAGGCATATAAGAGGATAGAGAACCCCCAGTGTGTGATCATAGATGCCAGCCCCCcaaaggaatcagttttaaaggAAACATTAAATGTAATAAGGAAGCGCTGTGCCGTGTAG